A single genomic interval of Streptomyces sp. BA2 harbors:
- a CDS encoding alpha/beta fold hydrolase, whose product MTGPATSTPHVFETNPIRDLPLQHLAGFTHRWVDADGVRLHVVEGGRPSGPAVVLLAGFPQTWWAWRKVMPGLAHRFHVIAIDLPGQGHSERPERGYDTHAVAAHVHTAVKALGVSTYFLVAHDIGAWVAFSLALNFESHLRGVALLDAGIPGVTLPEAIPTDPDRAWKTWHFAFHIVPDLPETLLTGREHEYVSWFLKMKALSPDTFDDAEIDHYAAALAADGGLRASLAYYRDAAESARKNREALKCRHLTVPILGISSSHGSVPDMAASISPWADNTTRIVVPDAGHFIPDEQPEAIAAAIADFIADDD is encoded by the coding sequence GTGACCGGCCCAGCAACCAGCACGCCGCATGTCTTCGAAACCAACCCCATCCGCGACCTTCCCCTGCAGCACCTGGCCGGATTCACTCACCGCTGGGTCGACGCGGATGGTGTCCGCCTTCATGTCGTCGAAGGCGGGCGGCCGAGCGGCCCGGCCGTCGTCCTGCTCGCCGGATTCCCGCAGACCTGGTGGGCCTGGCGAAAGGTGATGCCGGGCTTGGCTCACCGGTTCCACGTCATCGCGATCGACCTGCCGGGGCAGGGCCACTCCGAGCGTCCGGAGCGCGGCTACGACACGCACGCGGTCGCCGCGCACGTCCACACCGCCGTGAAGGCTCTCGGAGTGTCGACTTACTTCCTGGTCGCCCACGACATCGGCGCCTGGGTCGCTTTCTCCCTCGCCCTCAACTTCGAGAGCCACCTGCGCGGGGTCGCTCTGCTCGACGCCGGAATTCCCGGTGTCACTCTCCCGGAGGCGATTCCCACCGACCCGGATCGAGCGTGGAAGACCTGGCATTTCGCGTTCCACATCGTGCCCGACCTGCCCGAGACGCTGCTTACAGGCCGCGAACACGAGTACGTCAGCTGGTTCCTGAAGATGAAGGCCCTGTCTCCCGACACGTTCGACGACGCCGAGATCGACCACTACGCGGCGGCACTCGCCGCCGACGGCGGCCTGCGCGCTTCCCTCGCGTACTACCGAGACGCCGCGGAGTCAGCGCGTAAGAACCGCGAGGCGCTCAAGTGCCGGCACCTGACTGTGCCGATCCTCGGAATCTCCAGCAGCCACGGCTCCGTTCCGGACATGGCCGCCTCCATCAGCCCATGGGCCGACAACACCACCCGAATCGTCGTGCCCGACGCTGGACACTTCATCCCCGACGAGCAGCCCGAAGCTATCGCTGCCGCGATAGCAGACTTCATCGCCGACGACGACTGA
- a CDS encoding TetR family transcriptional regulator, translating to MAGKKQFDMDTALDAAMIQFWRVGYADTSLDDLSRATGLNRSSIYSSLGAKDTLFLRCLDLYAARYGEKYDAALSCAASEPVAAVRAFFDVTLERIADPELPDGCLIAQSAMAIPALSPSVAAHVEQALGFQLLRLRTALKVGRLTDQDAEAFAVHVAAVNQSLAVMSRAGASPAQLLAIVGVTVDALAQVLRA from the coding sequence GTGGCAGGCAAGAAGCAGTTCGACATGGACACGGCGCTCGACGCCGCGATGATCCAGTTCTGGCGCGTCGGCTACGCCGACACCTCATTGGACGATTTGTCTCGGGCAACCGGCCTGAACCGCAGTTCCATCTACTCCTCCCTCGGCGCCAAGGACACGCTCTTCCTGCGCTGCCTGGATCTCTACGCCGCGCGCTACGGCGAGAAGTACGACGCCGCCCTATCGTGTGCGGCCTCGGAACCCGTTGCCGCTGTTCGTGCGTTCTTCGACGTCACCCTCGAGCGCATCGCCGATCCCGAACTGCCTGATGGATGCCTGATTGCCCAGTCAGCCATGGCAATCCCAGCGCTGAGTCCGAGCGTCGCAGCGCACGTTGAGCAGGCGCTCGGCTTTCAGCTCCTGCGCCTGCGCACCGCGCTGAAGGTCGGCCGACTGACCGACCAGGACGCCGAAGCCTTCGCTGTACACGTGGCGGCTGTGAACCAGTCGCTCGCCGTCATGAGCAGGGCCGGGGCGAGCCCGGCGCAGCTCCTGGCAATCGTGGGCGTGACCGTGGACGCGCTGGCGCAGGTGTTGCGCGCGTGA